The Calditerrivibrio sp. genome includes a window with the following:
- a CDS encoding HAMP domain-containing histidine kinase: MLYTLIAFGLKSHLKNLTQEFLEIENNFNMVRNKLEEQILEVNTSNNELKILNIELIKTKNKLEELSNYRGRFIANMSHELRTPLNAIIGFSHVLLESEFTITEEEKQNLIKTIHNSGKKLLNIINNILDLSDLKQDILEPSPKYIDVAPTLEALASTAKGLLKDSRSIILNIRLKNYYPHVYADEKALNKVLTHILENATKYTKKGEITIYTEEDENHLYVIISDTGIGMTEDELKRVFEPFTKLIMQDQPLSLSEGVGIGMPISKYLMEKMSGDLIVTSKKDYGTTVKIVLKKEKKND; this comes from the coding sequence ATGTTATATACACTTATTGCTTTTGGATTGAAGAGTCACCTAAAGAATCTTACTCAAGAATTTTTAGAAATAGAGAACAATTTCAATATGGTTAGAAATAAATTAGAGGAACAGATTTTAGAAGTAAACACCTCCAATAACGAACTAAAGATCCTAAATATTGAGCTTATCAAAACAAAAAACAAATTAGAGGAGTTATCCAACTACAGGGGACGTTTTATTGCGAACATGTCCCATGAGCTTAGAACCCCCCTTAACGCCATCATAGGCTTTTCGCACGTATTATTGGAATCTGAATTTACTATTACAGAGGAAGAGAAGCAAAACCTAATAAAAACAATTCACAATTCTGGCAAAAAACTACTTAACATCATAAATAACATACTCGACTTAAGCGATCTTAAACAAGATATCCTCGAACCTTCACCAAAATATATAGATGTTGCTCCTACCCTTGAAGCTTTGGCATCAACAGCTAAAGGTCTTTTAAAAGACAGTAGGTCCATTATACTCAACATAAGACTAAAAAATTATTATCCTCATGTATACGCTGATGAAAAAGCCCTGAATAAGGTTCTAACCCATATTTTAGAGAATGCCACAAAATACACCAAAAAAGGTGAAATTACGATATACACTGAAGAAGATGAAAATCATCTATACGTGATAATCTCAGATACAGGTATTGGGATGACGGAGGATGAGTTGAAAAGGGTTTTCGAACCTTTTACAAAACTAATTATGCAGGATCAGCCTTTATCTTTATCAGAAGGTGTGGGGATAGGTATGCCCATCTCAAAATACCTAATGGAAAAAATGTCTGGCGATCTTATTGTTACATCCAAAAAAGATTATGGTACCACTGTAAAAATTGTTTTAAAAAAGGAAAAAAAGAATGATTAA
- a CDS encoding XRE family transcriptional regulator yields MGYGEKIRDIRKRLGMTLEDVSIKTGFTKSFISQIENGKNSPSIASLKKICFALGISISELFEDERNIVFKFEKEDYKVLKNKSMDIYFLASKYANRKIEPLILELEPHSETGTEFYHHTGEEFGYVLEGTVNVVIGTEEYNLKAGESIYFSSNLPHKIRNKTDKKARAFWVGTPPSF; encoded by the coding sequence ATGGGTTACGGAGAAAAAATTAGAGATATAAGAAAAAGATTAGGTATGACGCTTGAAGATGTATCTATCAAGACTGGCTTTACAAAAAGCTTTATTAGTCAAATAGAAAATGGTAAAAATTCACCATCTATAGCATCTTTAAAGAAGATCTGTTTTGCTCTGGGTATATCTATAAGTGAGCTTTTTGAGGATGAAAGAAATATTGTTTTTAAGTTTGAGAAAGAGGATTATAAAGTGTTGAAAAACAAGAGTATGGATATATACTTTCTGGCTTCTAAATATGCAAACAGAAAGATTGAACCTCTTATTTTGGAATTGGAGCCACATTCTGAGACAGGTACTGAGTTTTATCACCATACTGGTGAGGAATTTGGTTATGTTTTAGAAGGTACTGTGAATGTGGTAATTGGTACTGAAGAGTATAATCTCAAGGCTGGTGAATCTATATATTTCAGTTCCAATTTACCCCATAAGATCAGAAATAAAACAGATAAGAAAGCAAGAGCCTTTTGGGTAGGTACACCACCAAGTTTTTAG
- a CDS encoding MnmC family methyltransferase codes for MPNLVPLLNDKKLFATADGSISFYNLTYEEAYHAKSIGAYTESLYKYVLASGIREKLLKKSIKLLDIGFGLGYNIAVTIEKTLDLKNRLHIVSLEKDKELINIVYNLEILWPVNGFKILKKLIKNGEYDKYYFDLRYGDAVTEILKETDSYDVIYFDPFSKNKNSEMWSRDVINKLYDILKDDGVITTYACSKKIREEFRNIGFKYLEIENLPDSFQKGTIFHK; via the coding sequence ATGCCCAATTTAGTCCCATTATTAAATGATAAAAAACTTTTTGCTACTGCTGATGGATCCATATCCTTTTACAACCTCACCTATGAGGAAGCTTACCATGCAAAATCGATAGGAGCTTACACAGAAAGTCTGTACAAATATGTATTAGCCTCTGGAATCAGGGAGAAATTGTTAAAAAAATCGATAAAACTCTTAGACATAGGATTTGGGTTAGGTTATAATATCGCAGTAACTATAGAGAAAACTCTTGATCTCAAAAACAGACTCCATATTGTCTCCCTTGAAAAAGATAAAGAACTAATAAATATCGTTTATAATCTTGAGATTCTGTGGCCAGTCAATGGATTTAAAATCTTAAAAAAGTTAATTAAAAATGGTGAATACGATAAATATTACTTTGACCTAAGATATGGTGATGCAGTGACAGAAATTTTAAAAGAAACAGATTCATATGATGTTATATATTTCGATCCCTTTAGCAAAAATAAAAACTCAGAAATGTGGAGCAGAGATGTCATAAATAAGCTTTATGATATTTTAAAGGATGATGGTGTTATAACAACTTATGCCTGTAGTAAAAAAATAAGGGAAGAATTCAGAAATATTGGGTTTAAGTATTTAGAGATAGAAAATCTACCAGATAGTTTCCAAAAAGGCACAATTTTTCATAAATAA
- the nadB gene encoding L-aspartate oxidase, with translation MKIDSYDYIVLGSGVAGLRAALELSKHGTVAIITKSILGEGSTEYAQGGVAVVLSDDDDIFLHYEDTINAGDGLCDKNAVLTLVEEGPKYIRELIAYGAKFDMHGDHFDFTREAAHSVNRIIHARGDATGHEIVRALKEAVSKVGNIDKLDNHFAVDLITQNNKVYGVFVINELNNEQEFYYSKAIILATGGAGRIFKRTTNPEVSTGDGIAIAFRARATIKDMEFFQFHPTALHLKNTPAFLLSESMRGEGAVLRNIHGKRFCHNYHPMAELAPRDIVSRSIFFEMMKTDSEFVYMDLTHLDKEFVINRFPKIYNTCLNYGIDITKELVPVSPAAHYYMGGVSTDIWGRTNIENLYACGEVACTGVHGANRLASNSLLEGVVFGGRSAKAAIIDTKSCDIIKVDYKVNSYIDPKDVELIYENVQEIMWKNASIVRNEKSLKTCLEYLTSVLKDIENKTPLSRKCGELKNIITVSILLTTAALERKGCKGAHYRDDYPEKIGESWHIIFENAQFSPIIK, from the coding sequence ATGAAAATAGACTCCTATGACTATATAGTCTTAGGTTCTGGAGTAGCTGGACTTAGGGCTGCACTGGAGCTATCGAAACATGGAACTGTAGCAATAATTACAAAGTCTATTCTTGGTGAAGGTAGCACAGAGTATGCACAAGGTGGTGTTGCTGTGGTTCTCTCAGATGATGATGATATCTTTCTTCATTATGAAGACACTATAAATGCTGGAGATGGGTTGTGTGATAAAAACGCCGTGTTAACCCTTGTAGAAGAAGGACCTAAGTACATAAGAGAGCTTATAGCATACGGAGCAAAGTTTGACATGCATGGTGATCATTTTGACTTCACCCGTGAAGCAGCCCATAGTGTAAATAGAATCATTCATGCCAGAGGTGATGCCACAGGGCATGAGATCGTAAGAGCTCTAAAAGAGGCTGTTTCAAAGGTAGGTAATATAGACAAACTTGATAATCATTTCGCTGTAGACCTTATAACTCAAAACAATAAGGTCTACGGCGTTTTTGTCATTAATGAGCTTAATAACGAACAGGAGTTTTACTACTCTAAAGCAATAATACTAGCCACTGGTGGTGCAGGTAGAATCTTCAAGAGGACAACAAATCCCGAAGTGTCCACAGGTGATGGTATAGCTATAGCTTTTAGAGCAAGAGCGACTATAAAAGATATGGAGTTCTTCCAGTTTCATCCCACTGCGCTTCATCTAAAAAATACTCCAGCTTTCTTGTTAAGCGAATCGATGAGGGGTGAAGGGGCTGTTTTAAGAAACATTCATGGGAAAAGGTTTTGTCACAATTATCACCCTATGGCAGAACTGGCACCAAGGGACATAGTGAGTAGAAGTATATTTTTTGAAATGATGAAAACAGACTCAGAATTCGTTTATATGGATTTGACCCACCTTGACAAAGAATTCGTTATAAATAGATTTCCCAAGATATATAATACATGCCTCAATTATGGTATTGATATAACAAAAGAGCTGGTACCAGTTAGCCCTGCAGCCCATTATTATATGGGTGGAGTAAGTACAGATATTTGGGGTAGAACTAATATAGAAAATCTATACGCTTGCGGTGAGGTTGCCTGTACAGGCGTTCATGGTGCTAATAGACTAGCAAGTAACTCCCTTCTTGAAGGTGTGGTATTTGGTGGAAGAAGTGCAAAAGCTGCAATTATCGATACCAAATCATGTGATATTATAAAAGTGGATTATAAAGTAAATAGTTACATCGATCCTAAAGATGTAGAACTAATATACGAAAATGTACAGGAAATCATGTGGAAAAATGCAAGTATCGTGAGAAATGAAAAATCATTAAAAACCTGCTTAGAATATTTAACCTCTGTTTTAAAAGATATAGAAAATAAGACCCCCTTATCAAGGAAATGTGGTGAGCTCAAAAACATTATCACTGTTTCTATTTTGTTAACTACTGCTGCACTTGAAAGAAAAGGTTGCAAGGGAGCCCATTACAGGGATGATTACCCAGAGAAGATTGGAGAAAGCTGGCACATAATCTTTGAAAATGCCCAATTTAGTCCCATTATTAAATGA
- the panB gene encoding 3-methyl-2-oxobutanoate hydroxymethyltransferase produces the protein MSKYAEIKKLTVNHLKGMKNVDKIVCLTAYDYTSAKILDEAGVDLILVGDSLGMVVAGYENTLPVTLDQLILHCKYVKNGSKRAFLVADMPFGSYQVSEEEALKNCIRVIKETGFDAVKIEGGVDIASIIRKLNKTGINVMGHIGLMPQLVNTMGGYKIQGRYNEDRLLEDALALEEAGVFAIVLEGIIEKVSQKITERVKVPTIGIGSGRYCDGQILVFHDIFGLYDDKTPKFVKKYLNGRDLFFEATKKYIKETKENIFPAIENVFLE, from the coding sequence ATGAGCAAATATGCTGAAATAAAAAAGCTTACTGTGAACCACTTAAAAGGTATGAAAAATGTAGATAAAATTGTATGCCTTACTGCCTACGATTATACTTCTGCTAAAATTCTGGACGAAGCTGGGGTTGATCTTATTCTTGTGGGTGATTCACTTGGTATGGTGGTAGCAGGGTATGAAAATACTCTACCAGTTACGCTTGATCAGCTTATACTTCATTGTAAATATGTTAAGAATGGTTCAAAAAGAGCTTTTCTTGTTGCAGATATGCCCTTTGGTTCCTATCAAGTTTCAGAAGAAGAAGCTTTGAAGAATTGTATAAGAGTGATAAAGGAGACAGGTTTTGATGCAGTAAAGATTGAAGGTGGGGTCGATATAGCTTCAATAATTAGAAAACTCAACAAGACAGGTATCAATGTAATGGGCCATATAGGATTGATGCCCCAACTGGTTAATACAATGGGAGGGTACAAAATTCAGGGTAGATACAATGAAGATCGGTTGTTGGAGGATGCTTTGGCACTGGAAGAAGCAGGTGTTTTTGCTATAGTCTTAGAAGGGATAATCGAAAAAGTATCTCAAAAGATCACAGAACGTGTCAAAGTGCCAACGATAGGTATAGGTTCTGGGAGATATTGTGATGGACAGATATTGGTATTCCATGATATATTTGGGTTGTATGATGATAAAACACCTAAGTTTGTTAAAAAGTATTTAAACGGTAGAGATCTCTTTTTTGAAGCTACAAAAAAATATATTAAAGAAACAAAAGAAAATATTTTTCCAGCTATAGAAAATGTTTTTCTGGAGTAG
- a CDS encoding gamma carbonic anhydrase family protein: MINVRKRILTEVVKGKRVFIAKNATVFGEVILEDDVSIWYNVTIRADVEKVIIGKRSNVQDGTVIHVTKDKYPTVIGNYVTIGHNATLHGCTIKDNVLVGIGAIVLDNSVISENTIIAAGTLIPPNKTFPPNSLIMGNPGKVIKSLLDDDIKSIRDYAERYVQYKDIYLELDK; the protein is encoded by the coding sequence ATGATTAATGTAAGGAAGAGGATCCTAACTGAAGTTGTAAAAGGCAAGCGTGTCTTTATTGCCAAAAACGCCACAGTTTTTGGAGAAGTCATTTTAGAAGATGATGTTAGTATTTGGTATAACGTGACTATTAGAGCTGATGTAGAAAAGGTAATCATAGGAAAAAGATCAAATGTGCAGGATGGAACTGTAATCCATGTTACTAAGGATAAATATCCAACCGTCATAGGCAACTATGTTACAATAGGTCACAATGCCACACTACATGGATGTACTATAAAAGATAATGTCTTGGTGGGGATAGGAGCTATTGTTCTTGATAATTCTGTTATCTCTGAAAATACTATTATTGCAGCTGGAACACTCATCCCTCCAAACAAAACTTTTCCACCAAACTCCTTAATCATGGGTAATCCAGGTAAAGTTATCAAAAGTCTTTTAGATGATGATATAAAAAGTATTAGGGACTACGCTGAAAGATACGTTCAATACAAAGATATATACCTTGAGTTAGACAAATAA
- the eno gene encoding phosphopyruvate hydratase — translation MTDIVDIYAREIIDSRGNPTVEVEVVTSEGIVGTAAVPSGASTGEREAIELRDGDKNRFMGKGVLKAVQNVNEIIAPELEGIDVTEQKLIDEIMIDLDGTKNKEKLGANAILAVSLACARAAAISLGLPLYRYIGGTYAHTLPVPMMNILNGGKHADNNVDIQEFMIMPVGADCFSEALRMGVEVFHTLKKVLHDKGYSTSVGDEGGFAPNLKSNEEAIEVILKSIEKAGYKPGKDIYLALDSASSEFYSKGKYTMAAEANPEKSSEEMIEYYTYLIAKYPIISIEDGLAENDWDGWKKLTSKLGKKIQLVGDDIFVTNTEILAEGIKKGVANSILIKLNQIGTLTETLAAIEMAKRAGYTCVISHRSGETEDTTIADLAVATNAGQIKTGSLCRTDRVCKYNQLLRIEDELGDQAYYPGIKAFYNLK, via the coding sequence ATGACTGATATAGTGGATATTTATGCAAGAGAGATTATTGATTCAAGGGGCAATCCAACAGTAGAAGTTGAAGTAGTAACAAGTGAAGGTATTGTAGGAACAGCGGCCGTACCCTCGGGAGCTTCCACTGGTGAAAGGGAAGCAATTGAACTTAGAGATGGTGATAAAAATAGGTTTATGGGTAAAGGTGTTTTGAAAGCTGTTCAAAATGTCAATGAAATAATAGCCCCTGAGCTTGAAGGCATTGATGTCACAGAGCAGAAGTTAATTGATGAAATAATGATAGATCTGGATGGAACGAAAAACAAGGAAAAGCTTGGCGCAAATGCAATCCTTGCAGTATCTCTTGCGTGTGCAAGAGCTGCTGCTATTTCGTTGGGTTTGCCACTGTATCGTTATATCGGTGGCACCTATGCCCATACTTTACCGGTACCCATGATGAACATTTTAAACGGTGGAAAACATGCGGATAATAATGTGGATATTCAGGAATTTATGATAATGCCAGTTGGAGCAGATTGTTTTAGTGAAGCTCTAAGAATGGGGGTAGAGGTATTCCATACACTAAAAAAGGTCTTACATGACAAAGGTTATAGTACTTCTGTTGGGGATGAAGGTGGTTTTGCTCCAAATCTAAAATCAAATGAAGAAGCCATAGAAGTAATACTCAAATCTATCGAAAAAGCAGGCTATAAACCAGGAAAAGATATATATCTTGCCCTTGATTCTGCGTCCAGCGAGTTTTATAGTAAAGGTAAATATACAATGGCAGCTGAAGCTAATCCAGAAAAAAGCTCCGAAGAGATGATAGAATATTACACATATCTGATAGCTAAGTACCCAATCATCTCAATAGAAGATGGTTTGGCAGAGAACGATTGGGATGGATGGAAAAAACTCACAAGCAAGCTGGGCAAAAAGATACAGCTTGTAGGTGATGACATATTCGTAACGAATACAGAGATTTTAGCAGAAGGGATCAAAAAGGGTGTGGCTAACTCTATTCTTATTAAATTAAATCAGATAGGGACACTTACAGAAACTTTAGCTGCTATTGAAATGGCAAAAAGAGCTGGGTATACCTGTGTGATATCCCATAGATCTGGAGAAACAGAAGATACAACTATTGCTGATTTGGCAGTGGCAACAAACGCTGGTCAGATAAAAACCGGCTCCCTATGTAGGACAGATAGGGTATGTAAGTATAACCAGCTGCTAAGAATAGAAGATGAGCTTGGTGATCAGGCCTATTATCCTGGTATTAAAGCATTTTATAATTTAAAATGA